One genomic window of Paraburkholderia phytofirmans PsJN includes the following:
- a CDS encoding DEAD/DEAH box helicase family protein: MTGLAKFQKRTVEVALERFNGKGPRRFLVADEVGLGKTIIARSVAEGLRKERRRLNVLYLCPSLEIVGQNRSKFVSLTGIAEQDYATGEDRLTLVPGALPDEGNGYRIFTFTPETSLPGWKPGPRTGRKAERALIRTLLERYDALRPIVLRMDREHGKATRCLLDECAAGLEGYTFAAIERALRDVFDCPTGSVEKAVVAWVQRADVNIGEFIGRFRAVLALTALRLPAVRPDLVVLDEFHRYADLILPKPVETRDPLRVERARVHRLLVDALLGGEKPPAVLLLSATPYRLRRLSGEEMHPVEHYRALVDLAGFLADDASCRDQVETAMRDYHDALRTPGSPQDVRSAVTDAKTRLEALLMPLMARTERALVHKEDLFEREMPKVEVEAADLKLFKHLAQICGSQFAGWAPQMWSSIPYPAQTLHGYAVWKSICAAKAPPFEAGSGRGRLAHPQLRSLVGITGGALQLNLPWQPPTVGWWRLEGPWSSGKPLPGKTLLFSRWRGAPTSISALLSIDLMGGIKLPGTKATPPLLRPGGTESGALVALFMPWPTLAHAIEPLKEASRTIVAVKRDAERQLQSFLERHGVSFTGKEKRPTWIVACGIERQISRPGFNRIAAIALSARGSSKSRDWKSIEPVSTISRSELAALASHLLSAPGSIIARCARRHDVPQEEKGEVAQAFDIGWNRLRGYLGHRAFVELILQSSRRTRYPDAMCDAILKGGFEAVLDEQMTLLGQLGDASGLDILEQLSNCLLDRPSLVQFRRGKNSKLRIPAQAVTPFAGRDQGKAGKKSGRLRSDTLRRAFNSPFWPHVLCTTSVGQEGLDFHQWCRRIVHWDLPGDPVDFEQRDEREHVNRWEFGAF, from the coding sequence GTGACCGGGCTTGCGAAGTTTCAGAAACGGACCGTCGAGGTCGCTCTCGAGCGATTTAACGGCAAAGGGCCGCGCCGTTTCCTCGTTGCCGACGAGGTCGGACTTGGGAAGACGATCATCGCGCGTTCGGTCGCTGAGGGTTTGCGTAAGGAGCGACGTAGGCTGAATGTCCTCTATCTCTGCCCGAGCCTTGAAATTGTCGGGCAGAACCGGTCAAAGTTCGTCTCGCTCACGGGTATTGCCGAACAGGATTACGCGACTGGCGAAGACCGCCTCACTCTTGTGCCGGGGGCGCTGCCTGACGAAGGCAATGGGTACCGCATCTTCACCTTTACGCCGGAGACCAGCCTGCCGGGCTGGAAGCCAGGTCCGAGGACGGGGCGCAAGGCGGAGAGGGCATTGATTCGGACGCTGCTGGAGCGCTACGATGCGCTGCGGCCGATAGTACTGCGTATGGACCGCGAACATGGGAAGGCTACGCGCTGCCTGCTCGACGAGTGCGCCGCTGGCCTGGAAGGTTATACGTTCGCAGCGATTGAGCGGGCACTCAGGGACGTATTCGATTGTCCAACCGGAAGCGTCGAGAAGGCGGTCGTTGCATGGGTGCAGCGCGCGGATGTCAACATCGGCGAATTCATCGGCCGGTTCCGCGCGGTCCTCGCACTGACGGCGCTGCGCCTGCCTGCGGTGCGACCCGATTTGGTCGTCCTTGATGAGTTTCATCGCTACGCGGATCTTATCCTTCCAAAGCCCGTAGAGACCCGCGATCCGCTGAGGGTAGAGCGAGCCAGGGTGCACCGGCTTCTCGTCGACGCGCTACTCGGCGGCGAGAAGCCTCCCGCCGTCCTTCTGTTATCCGCCACGCCCTACCGGCTCAGACGGCTAAGTGGCGAGGAGATGCATCCCGTCGAACATTACAGGGCACTGGTGGACTTGGCGGGTTTCCTTGCAGACGATGCAAGCTGCCGGGATCAGGTCGAAACTGCCATGCGCGACTATCACGACGCTTTACGCACACCGGGTTCGCCTCAGGACGTCAGGAGTGCGGTAACCGATGCGAAGACACGCCTGGAGGCTCTGCTCATGCCTCTCATGGCGCGCACCGAGCGCGCGCTCGTGCACAAGGAGGACCTGTTCGAGCGCGAAATGCCGAAGGTCGAAGTCGAGGCTGCGGACCTCAAGCTCTTCAAGCATCTCGCGCAGATATGCGGCAGTCAGTTCGCCGGATGGGCACCGCAGATGTGGAGCTCGATCCCCTATCCTGCACAGACCCTTCACGGTTACGCCGTGTGGAAGTCTATCTGCGCGGCCAAGGCTCCGCCGTTCGAAGCCGGCTCCGGTCGCGGAAGGCTGGCACATCCGCAGTTACGCTCGCTGGTTGGGATCACCGGTGGTGCGTTGCAGCTCAACCTTCCCTGGCAACCGCCCACGGTTGGCTGGTGGCGGCTCGAGGGGCCGTGGTCGTCCGGCAAGCCGTTGCCAGGGAAGACGCTTCTCTTCAGCAGATGGAGAGGCGCTCCGACATCGATATCAGCGCTGCTGTCGATCGACCTCATGGGTGGGATCAAGTTGCCCGGGACCAAAGCCACTCCACCGCTCCTTCGTCCCGGAGGAACGGAAAGTGGCGCGCTGGTCGCCCTGTTCATGCCTTGGCCGACCCTCGCTCACGCGATTGAGCCATTAAAGGAGGCCAGCCGCACAATAGTCGCCGTGAAGCGCGACGCAGAGCGCCAACTCCAATCATTCCTCGAACGACACGGGGTCTCGTTCACCGGAAAGGAAAAGAGGCCGACGTGGATTGTGGCCTGCGGTATTGAGCGTCAAATTTCCAGACCTGGCTTCAATCGGATTGCCGCCATCGCCCTTTCCGCTCGTGGCAGTTCGAAGTCGCGGGACTGGAAGTCGATCGAGCCGGTGTCAACGATCTCCCGCTCGGAGCTTGCAGCGCTCGCTAGCCATCTGCTTTCCGCGCCAGGCTCAATCATCGCCCGATGCGCGAGGCGGCACGATGTGCCGCAGGAAGAGAAGGGGGAGGTGGCTCAGGCATTCGATATCGGTTGGAACCGACTGCGCGGGTATCTTGGGCACCGCGCCTTCGTCGAACTCATACTCCAATCGTCAAGGCGCACGCGTTATCCCGACGCAATGTGCGACGCGATACTCAAGGGCGGCTTCGAGGCGGTGCTCGACGAGCAGATGACGCTGCTCGGGCAACTCGGTGACGCGAGCGGGCTGGACATCCTCGAGCAGTTGTCGAACTGCCTGCTCGATCGCCCAAGCCTAGTTCAGTTCAGACGCGGAAAGAACAGTAAGCTGAGAATACCTGCCCAGGCCGTCACACCTTTCGCAGGCAGAGATCAGGGAAAGGCCGGCAAGAAAAGTGGCCGGCTGCGCAGTGATACCTTGCGTCGGGCCTTTAACTCCCCGTTCTGGCCGCACGTCTTATGCACGACATCTGTGGGCCAGGAAGGGCTCGATTTTCATCAGTGGTGCCGCCGTATTGTCCACTGGGATCTTCCGGGCGACCCTGTCGATTTCGAGCAGCGAGATGAGCGTGAGCACGTAAATCGATGGGAATTCGGGGCGTTTTGA
- a CDS encoding phospholipase D family protein, producing MSFSEENRISIFGALKPNAGQNVTRAIITTYSLDLVAMLGLVLSLGGDVDAEFESSPLGLVKAFDRMRGRLVVLHQLGRVVVPGKHRSILPLLDTMVKAIASDEREASWHPKIALVRYESIKDIEWRFWIGSRNLTGSTDLDAGLMLASTKDRSARAIAGIADLAQGLLSDACLSHAEIDELRSARWSAPAGVSVRKVLWRRHGQYKQFISNSMIARAERGCAVSPFIDHAGLDEALKAGAASITLLTTEMAGTGCAPHANVKFRVETPPEPEMAVSVEQQQGQADGEFIEPPSTGIHAKLLAVSKDSRTAMLLGSANLTGRGLIGPNAEAVILLDVADPALAGSLYKFVDAGLELNNAVPDPAAIEKERAKRELDDLISRFLQIPMTLRSGQDGLHLVLGEGGADVLTLACFEASAFLEVEAWASIEDGAKAVCLAPHPLVSSEQTTLVTFRARNLGKPEISRTWVQVVEMDGLDAERRDRALLARYIGANRFRDWLRSLLDGIDGSGGQRWSDSWTTNRREDPAGQLARIFTLETVLANWARDPQAFERRVGEMMAMLDSFEEVFATIPDEQERAAAFQDLEEVRPFLLAVHEAIGEPT from the coding sequence ATGAGCTTCTCTGAGGAGAACCGGATTTCGATCTTCGGCGCGCTGAAGCCGAATGCCGGACAGAATGTCACCAGGGCGATCATCACCACCTACTCGCTCGACCTCGTCGCGATGCTCGGTCTCGTGCTGTCGCTCGGCGGCGATGTGGATGCCGAATTTGAAAGCTCTCCGCTTGGTCTCGTGAAGGCCTTTGACCGGATGCGAGGCAGGCTTGTCGTGCTCCATCAACTTGGACGTGTGGTGGTGCCTGGCAAGCACCGGTCGATCCTGCCTCTGCTGGATACGATGGTCAAAGCGATTGCCTCTGACGAACGTGAGGCGAGCTGGCATCCCAAGATAGCGCTGGTGAGGTACGAAAGCATCAAAGATATTGAGTGGCGCTTCTGGATCGGCAGTCGCAACCTGACAGGATCGACGGACCTCGATGCCGGCCTGATGCTAGCCTCAACGAAGGACCGATCGGCGAGGGCGATTGCCGGCATCGCGGATCTGGCCCAAGGCCTTCTAAGCGACGCGTGCCTCTCGCATGCCGAGATCGATGAACTGCGGTCTGCCCGCTGGAGTGCGCCCGCGGGCGTTTCCGTTCGCAAGGTCCTGTGGCGTCGCCATGGGCAGTACAAGCAGTTCATCTCCAACTCCATGATCGCCCGCGCTGAGAGGGGGTGTGCGGTCAGCCCGTTCATCGATCACGCTGGACTCGACGAAGCGCTCAAGGCCGGGGCGGCCAGCATCACGCTGCTTACGACCGAGATGGCGGGAACGGGTTGCGCGCCGCACGCGAACGTGAAATTCAGGGTTGAAACGCCGCCGGAACCGGAGATGGCGGTCTCGGTAGAACAGCAGCAGGGACAGGCGGACGGGGAGTTCATCGAGCCGCCGTCTACCGGCATCCACGCCAAGCTTCTCGCGGTTTCAAAGGATAGTCGGACCGCCATGCTGCTCGGAAGCGCCAACCTCACCGGGCGCGGGCTGATCGGGCCAAACGCCGAAGCGGTTATCTTGCTCGATGTGGCGGACCCGGCCTTGGCGGGTTCACTGTACAAGTTCGTTGACGCCGGTCTCGAACTTAACAACGCTGTTCCAGATCCGGCAGCAATAGAGAAGGAGCGGGCAAAGCGCGAACTGGACGACCTCATCAGCCGCTTTCTCCAGATACCAATGACACTTCGCTCCGGTCAGGATGGACTGCACCTCGTGCTCGGCGAGGGGGGCGCCGACGTCCTGACGCTAGCGTGCTTCGAGGCGTCGGCGTTCCTCGAAGTCGAGGCGTGGGCGTCGATCGAAGACGGTGCGAAGGCAGTCTGCCTGGCGCCGCATCCGCTTGTGTCCAGCGAACAGACTACGCTTGTGACATTCCGGGCGCGCAACCTGGGTAAGCCGGAGATCAGCCGTACCTGGGTTCAGGTGGTAGAGATGGACGGGCTGGATGCTGAGCGCAGGGACAGGGCTCTCCTTGCGCGGTACATCGGCGCAAACCGCTTTCGCGACTGGCTCAGATCGCTGCTCGACGGTATTGACGGAAGCGGGGGGCAGAGATGGTCGGATTCCTGGACGACAAATAGGCGCGAGGATCCTGCAGGTCAACTCGCCAGGATATTCACGCTCGAGACAGTGCTTGCCAATTGGGCGCGGGACCCCCAGGCATTCGAACGTCGCGTTGGCGAGATGATGGCGATGCTGGATTCATTCGAAGAGGTCTTCGCGACCATTCCCGATGAGCAGGAGCGCGCGGCGGCCTTTCAGGATCTCGAAGAAGTGAGGCCGTTCCTCCTGGCGGTTCATGAAGCGATCGGTGAGCCGACGTGA
- a CDS encoding DUF6361 family protein gives MKSHIQPSIGWFVLSEADRASANRYLASLASDGTRDELGFAPIHFAFADRLFPGTSVQHAQLRYVFFVAWGYQELLARTAGQRFSVDELFEIERRFSLRLMRTVKSLDNSGISGWTRYQAGERPIVRASTIYWTALRSWKMVGAVGGGDGSPTEVQLRNIWPQLVTRSDGDEGKALVTTLFEGLPAAPAGWQNKTGELDFRLRRCEAEYLRRRWRVAGDGGAQPLLSRLTDAGVSTESLWSARVFDVATPSERRALVLARQAASLACIARAAHSALVEAKRNEDRGLCESRHADAFPDLRDQHKETALQLDVDALQRETGIDRELVGFIKVVTGWLRDQGSLEAIARDLTLRERSLKESRAFLLNEKRRRDWRKAVATPLDYRWPVVRNMIDCIQEAS, from the coding sequence ATGAAGAGTCATATACAACCCAGCATCGGGTGGTTCGTGCTATCGGAAGCTGATCGCGCCTCCGCCAATCGCTACCTGGCTTCGCTCGCTTCGGATGGAACCAGGGATGAACTTGGCTTTGCGCCAATCCACTTCGCTTTCGCCGATCGGCTCTTTCCCGGCACTTCTGTTCAGCACGCTCAGTTGCGATATGTCTTCTTCGTCGCGTGGGGGTATCAGGAGCTATTGGCACGGACTGCCGGTCAACGGTTTTCGGTCGACGAGTTGTTCGAGATTGAACGTCGCTTTTCGCTTCGTCTTATGAGGACGGTGAAGAGTCTCGACAATTCGGGCATCTCTGGCTGGACCAGGTATCAGGCAGGCGAACGGCCGATAGTTCGAGCGAGCACCATCTATTGGACTGCGCTCCGATCCTGGAAGATGGTCGGCGCGGTCGGAGGGGGCGACGGGTCTCCTACGGAGGTGCAACTTCGAAACATCTGGCCGCAGCTCGTCACCCGGAGCGATGGCGACGAGGGCAAAGCGCTCGTTACCACCCTGTTCGAAGGGCTGCCAGCGGCTCCAGCCGGTTGGCAGAACAAGACCGGCGAGTTGGACTTCAGGCTGCGTCGCTGCGAGGCCGAATATCTCCGTCGGAGATGGAGGGTCGCGGGGGATGGCGGCGCGCAGCCGCTGCTCAGCCGACTGACGGATGCGGGTGTGAGCACAGAGTCGCTCTGGAGCGCCCGGGTATTCGACGTTGCGACACCATCGGAGCGTCGCGCGCTTGTGCTCGCCAGGCAGGCGGCTTCACTAGCCTGCATTGCCCGCGCGGCCCACTCCGCGCTAGTTGAGGCCAAGCGCAACGAAGATCGGGGGCTCTGCGAAAGTCGTCACGCCGATGCGTTTCCGGATCTGCGAGATCAACATAAGGAAACAGCGCTTCAGCTTGACGTGGATGCCCTTCAGCGGGAGACCGGCATCGACAGGGAGCTCGTCGGCTTTATAAAAGTGGTGACGGGCTGGCTGCGCGATCAGGGATCGCTCGAGGCGATCGCCAGGGACTTAACGCTTCGTGAGCGCAGCCTGAAGGAAAGTCGTGCTTTTCTACTGAACGAAAAGCGACGTCGGGACTGGAGGAAGGCGGTCGCGACGCCTCTTGATTACCGATGGCCCGTCGTCCGAAACATGATTGATTGCATTCAGGAGGCTTCATGA
- a CDS encoding Swt1 family HEPN domain-containing protein — MSAQVQRALSAGWNAGAMPAAASALYSRWWQLETWLRSLVYVELRSAKGAAWACELPAGSATRQQKDDEIHYMPTPDAQDQLAYLDAGPLLQMTLDHWRLFGSYFPGVKIWTGRIEELKAIRNRIGHCRRPHDDDLDRLEQTLRDLNGGAFRATSSFNEQSRPNTDWSDILVRDWIHGAHSEAHLIEHAHRQYDTSFRLAVSKRPWAESLSPNEGELGCRAGYVWHACWYFRGGRAFDLARFWRDIAAHKDPILLVCADSSSSLQVSFSALEDQQLVSDVIGRCFDAALANRGYHRSEDDPFDWARRFANVDPRVHAGTPWAGVDPAWEECSLFSA; from the coding sequence TTGTCCGCCCAGGTTCAACGTGCCCTGTCGGCCGGATGGAATGCTGGCGCGATGCCAGCCGCGGCGTCGGCGTTATACAGCCGCTGGTGGCAGTTGGAGACCTGGCTTCGCTCCTTGGTCTATGTCGAGCTCCGGAGCGCGAAAGGCGCCGCATGGGCTTGCGAGCTACCGGCGGGTTCGGCGACTCGACAGCAGAAGGATGATGAGATCCACTACATGCCAACGCCCGATGCCCAAGACCAACTTGCGTACTTGGACGCCGGGCCGCTGTTGCAGATGACGCTTGATCATTGGCGGCTATTTGGTTCCTATTTTCCAGGCGTCAAAATCTGGACGGGTCGAATCGAAGAACTCAAGGCGATTCGGAATCGGATCGGCCATTGCCGACGCCCTCATGATGACGATCTCGATCGACTGGAGCAAACGCTGCGCGACCTCAACGGCGGTGCCTTCCGTGCAACGTCGTCGTTCAATGAACAATCTCGCCCGAACACGGATTGGTCGGACATCTTGGTCCGAGACTGGATCCACGGAGCACATTCCGAGGCCCATCTGATAGAGCATGCACATCGCCAGTACGACACGAGTTTCAGGCTCGCGGTCTCGAAGCGACCGTGGGCTGAGTCTTTGTCGCCAAACGAAGGGGAACTCGGCTGTCGAGCCGGCTACGTTTGGCACGCATGCTGGTACTTCAGAGGGGGGCGGGCCTTCGATCTTGCGCGATTCTGGCGAGACATCGCAGCCCATAAGGACCCCATCTTGCTGGTGTGCGCGGACTCCTCCTCGAGTCTTCAAGTATCATTTTCGGCGCTTGAAGATCAGCAACTGGTCAGCGACGTGATCGGCCGATGTTTCGACGCAGCGTTGGCGAACCGTGGTTATCACCGCTCCGAAGACGATCCCTTTGACTGGGCTAGGCGATTCGCCAATGTGGATCCCCGCGTGCATGCAGGAACACCGTGGGCGGGAGTGGATCCCGCATGGGAGGAGTGCAGTCTGTTTTCTGCATGA
- a CDS encoding UvrD-helicase domain-containing protein — protein MNNNDEAVVSGWIDRWLSALSCMTVSRHERLLEKAGTRHGNELTERLRLAKSDSYALGKTAGDEEGFKRGRIEGHAAGKKAGLVEGRVLERQEQEALMRARAEAEARRMRQEAEARAKMLVSEKPIGINASLAQEIRRDVLARTDQRPRDAQWEMILSDHPATYVVAGAGSGKSTSLVLRVIALNLYRGINRNEISVFTFTKESRKDFVKKLRTQMQAWGETLSLDDARGVVRTFHSMVLRMARSTIDPCLKVLELIDLEKGGQIPDTDIENLLEAGASIASDADDHVSDTENPKAAAGDEVASEARGVARERDRLLRLAYERAFSTDPTFAQDIATLHRISTYQLKRPKEDVTAKAIAWVAKHDAVLNSTVDRAWRERIACGLWPAIHVEPVAKPVKLSSSMTKPFHVHGYLPSMKAYLVLGGAQFFSDSQNSAFSVPALVNTKRKLLAARSEEPIIWIDTVEDLQRLASVLQWQKDFQEKRVSVPMFEWIAPSDLKRKPVFETFYELAQFVENLGLPVAKTLSEAVDGSDEAGLTGAERVFARAVSSFWPVFEELLAEEEIWTFNELFAHFSEDYPANFKDVPPYILDGMRHLLIDEFQDISPQIVKWIRGCQRELVKRGRAGSLTCVGDDWQSIYGWRGSSPDFFVRFKHFFPASSHGYVKLEENFRSSDHILRCAESVLVDVPGMGWKTCVAQSKWAKESMPVLIHETPDKLPYDEIERLLESEVMRTKATARDPLLVLARRAKAYKPLVALKRKPWGKALKFLTFHGAKGLESRSVVLLGDCAYNGVNPLRNFLYRKAGLGSFDEAQHAEARRLAYVGVTRAMERCYWYAKKESGGALASIPMARSFAVRCDAEGNVLRPQLQLQES, from the coding sequence ATGAACAACAACGACGAAGCGGTTGTATCGGGGTGGATTGATCGCTGGTTATCTGCGTTATCGTGCATGACGGTGTCGAGGCATGAAAGGTTGCTCGAGAAAGCTGGCACGCGCCATGGTAATGAGCTGACTGAGCGTCTTCGTCTAGCCAAGAGCGATAGCTATGCGCTAGGTAAAACCGCTGGCGATGAAGAGGGCTTTAAGCGTGGCCGTATTGAAGGACACGCGGCGGGTAAGAAGGCGGGTCTGGTCGAAGGGCGGGTGCTCGAGAGGCAGGAACAGGAAGCCCTGATGCGCGCTCGAGCCGAGGCTGAGGCGAGGCGCATGCGTCAGGAAGCGGAAGCGCGCGCGAAAATGCTGGTTAGCGAAAAGCCCATCGGCATTAATGCGTCTCTAGCGCAGGAGATCCGTCGTGACGTGCTCGCCCGCACCGACCAAAGGCCGAGGGACGCCCAGTGGGAAATGATTCTTTCAGATCATCCGGCAACCTACGTCGTTGCCGGTGCGGGCTCAGGAAAATCTACGTCGCTGGTTCTGCGTGTCATCGCACTGAACCTCTATCGTGGGATCAACCGCAACGAGATATCTGTCTTTACGTTCACCAAGGAGAGTCGGAAGGATTTCGTAAAAAAACTACGCACGCAGATGCAGGCATGGGGAGAGACTCTGTCGCTTGATGATGCCCGCGGTGTTGTGCGGACGTTTCATTCTATGGTGTTGCGTATGGCGCGCTCCACCATTGATCCGTGCCTGAAGGTACTCGAGTTGATTGATCTCGAGAAGGGCGGACAGATTCCCGATACTGACATCGAAAACCTTCTGGAAGCAGGCGCTTCGATTGCAAGTGACGCTGACGATCACGTCTCCGATACGGAAAACCCCAAGGCGGCAGCAGGCGACGAGGTCGCGTCGGAAGCCCGCGGGGTTGCCCGTGAGCGCGACCGCCTTTTGCGTCTGGCCTACGAAAGGGCATTTTCAACCGATCCGACGTTTGCCCAGGATATTGCGACGTTGCATCGTATCAGCACGTACCAGCTGAAACGACCCAAGGAAGACGTTACGGCAAAGGCGATCGCCTGGGTCGCCAAACACGACGCGGTGCTCAATTCGACCGTCGACAGGGCATGGCGCGAGCGCATTGCCTGTGGGCTTTGGCCTGCCATCCACGTGGAGCCTGTGGCGAAACCGGTCAAGCTTTCGAGTTCCATGACAAAGCCGTTCCATGTGCATGGATACCTGCCGTCGATGAAGGCCTATCTGGTGCTTGGTGGCGCACAGTTCTTTTCTGATAGCCAAAACTCTGCGTTTTCGGTACCTGCGCTCGTGAACACGAAGCGAAAACTGCTTGCCGCACGCAGCGAAGAACCGATTATCTGGATCGACACCGTCGAGGATTTGCAGCGGCTCGCATCGGTGCTTCAGTGGCAAAAGGATTTTCAGGAAAAACGCGTAAGCGTCCCGATGTTTGAATGGATCGCTCCCAGCGATCTCAAGAGAAAACCGGTGTTCGAAACGTTTTACGAACTGGCTCAGTTCGTTGAAAACCTTGGTCTCCCGGTAGCGAAAACATTGTCGGAAGCCGTTGACGGATCAGATGAGGCCGGACTGACCGGCGCGGAACGTGTGTTTGCACGCGCCGTGTCCTCGTTCTGGCCCGTGTTTGAAGAACTGCTGGCAGAGGAAGAAATCTGGACGTTCAACGAGCTGTTCGCGCATTTTTCCGAAGACTACCCCGCAAATTTTAAAGACGTGCCGCCATACATACTTGACGGCATGAGACACCTGCTTATCGATGAATTCCAGGATATCTCGCCGCAGATTGTCAAGTGGATCCGAGGCTGCCAACGTGAACTGGTAAAGCGCGGACGAGCAGGGTCGCTGACGTGCGTAGGCGACGACTGGCAATCAATCTATGGCTGGCGAGGCAGTTCCCCGGACTTCTTTGTTCGATTCAAGCACTTCTTCCCTGCGAGTTCGCACGGCTACGTCAAGCTCGAGGAGAACTTCCGCAGTAGCGACCATATCCTTCGGTGCGCCGAGTCGGTCCTTGTCGATGTCCCAGGGATGGGCTGGAAAACTTGTGTGGCACAAAGTAAGTGGGCGAAGGAGAGCATGCCAGTCCTGATTCACGAAACTCCGGACAAGTTGCCTTATGACGAAATCGAGCGACTTCTTGAGTCGGAAGTAATGCGAACCAAGGCGACGGCGCGAGACCCTCTACTTGTGTTGGCTCGTCGGGCTAAGGCCTATAAGCCGCTGGTCGCATTGAAACGCAAGCCGTGGGGTAAGGCACTAAAGTTTTTGACTTTCCACGGCGCCAAGGGGCTGGAATCGCGATCTGTTGTATTGCTCGGTGACTGCGCTTACAACGGCGTAAACCCGCTAAGGAATTTTCTCTATCGGAAAGCTGGACTTGGTAGCTTTGATGAAGCGCAGCATGCAGAAGCGCGGCGTCTCGCGTACGTGGGGGTCACGCGCGCTATGGAACGGTGTTACTGGTACGCAAAGAAAGAGTCTGGTGGCGCGTTGGCCAGCATTCCAATGGCTAGATCATTTGCGGTTCGATGCGATGCCGAGGGTAATGTCTTGCGTCCTCAGTTGCAGTTGCAGGAATCGTAG